A single window of Methanoregula sp. DNA harbors:
- a CDS encoding tRNA(Ile)(2)-agmatinylcytidine synthase: MLIGIDDTDSPQGMCTTYLGAVLVRRLIRRGMRVREARLIRLNPNVTYKTRGNAAIALRVEGNPATAFDIACSTVEDLADFACENTNPGVVVAKTPPDPAFYWKAVRDFCEIHEAVEILESAGALYRGYKNRRGLIGATAAVASELPDATYEVLAYRHPEQWGTVRDVNRESLFAAEEATFPHTWDTVDIENGVVVCVPHTPDPVLFGIRGESPGWVMIARSMIDSEKPGLEQIWVTNQGTDSHIINGNAGELREGISYSVRGVVVGTPNTGAGGHVAFTIKSGDNVIRCMAYEPTKNFRQIVRALVPGDTVIACGSFKKGSINLEKVRMVSLARAAISHPPLCTACNKRMTSDGKGKGYKCKKCGAKKNERELQDLARTLEPGWYEVPPTARRHLAKPLCRGVPD; encoded by the coding sequence ATGCTGATCGGGATCGATGATACGGATTCCCCACAGGGAATGTGCACTACATACCTCGGGGCGGTGCTCGTCCGGCGCCTGATCAGGCGGGGTATGCGAGTACGCGAGGCACGTCTCATCCGGCTCAACCCGAATGTTACCTATAAGACCCGTGGCAACGCAGCGATCGCGCTCCGAGTTGAAGGTAACCCTGCCACTGCATTTGATATTGCCTGCAGTACCGTTGAGGACCTGGCCGATTTTGCGTGCGAGAACACAAATCCCGGAGTTGTTGTTGCAAAAACTCCTCCTGACCCTGCATTTTACTGGAAGGCTGTGAGGGATTTTTGTGAGATTCATGAGGCAGTAGAAATCCTTGAATCGGCAGGTGCGCTATACCGCGGTTATAAAAACCGGCGTGGTCTGATTGGCGCAACCGCCGCGGTAGCGAGCGAATTACCTGATGCAACGTACGAGGTCCTGGCTTACCGTCACCCGGAGCAGTGGGGGACGGTCCGCGATGTAAATCGTGAAAGCCTCTTTGCCGCAGAAGAGGCGACATTTCCGCATACGTGGGACACTGTTGATATAGAGAACGGTGTTGTTGTTTGCGTACCGCATACACCGGACCCGGTGCTTTTTGGCATCCGGGGCGAAAGCCCGGGCTGGGTGATGATAGCCCGGTCGATGATTGATTCTGAAAAACCCGGTCTCGAACAGATCTGGGTGACAAACCAGGGAACGGATTCCCATATTATAAACGGCAATGCCGGAGAACTGCGTGAGGGGATTTCATACAGCGTGAGGGGGGTCGTTGTGGGTACACCAAATACAGGTGCCGGCGGGCATGTTGCATTTACGATAAAATCCGGAGATAACGTAATACGGTGCATGGCATACGAGCCCACAAAAAATTTCAGGCAGATCGTACGTGCACTTGTGCCGGGCGATACGGTGATTGCATGCGGGAGTTTCAAGAAAGGGAGCATCAATCTGGAGAAGGTAAGGATGGTGTCCCTTGCACGCGCCGCCATATCACACCCGCCGCTCTGCACCGCATGCAACAAGCGGATGACAAGCGATGGCAAAGGAAAGGGGTACAAATGTAAAAAGTGCGGAGCGAAGAAAAATGAGCGGGAATTACAGGACCTAGCACGGACGCTGGAACCAGGATGGTATGAAGTTCCCCCCACTGCCCGCAGGCATCTGGCAAAGCCGTTATGCCGGGGGGTTCCGGACTGA
- a CDS encoding transcriptional regulator: MTQDRSLQLVTSVMITAGFEVSERFSLRPRSFDLIARKNGTMLVIKVVSHIDSVSDDVAFDLEIIARHLRGIPMIVGERARDAELERGAVYVRYGIYAVSVATLYDFFVEKIPPLVYASPGGLYVNIDGEVIREMRERRGMSLGDLGHLLGVSRRTISKYESGMGTTLDVAIRIEEVFNAGVVESIDLLRHEPKKEKEPIDPKEHQERLTPIGFLEEIGMKLHTLRGAPFQALVTFDEHTIFTSYGTAQKVIKRAALIGNLSKIAKKHAMCVITDYYKEKKIGRTLLIGEDRLHHLRDGSELIDLIGDSGSDKL; this comes from the coding sequence ATGACTCAGGACCGGTCGCTCCAGCTGGTGACAAGCGTTATGATCACCGCTGGGTTTGAAGTGTCCGAGCGCTTCTCGCTAAGGCCGCGGAGTTTTGACCTTATTGCCCGTAAAAACGGGACAATGCTTGTCATCAAAGTTGTCTCCCACATCGACAGCGTGAGTGATGACGTGGCATTTGACCTTGAGATCATCGCCCGGCACCTTCGCGGCATCCCGATGATAGTCGGGGAGCGCGCACGTGATGCGGAGCTGGAGCGCGGTGCAGTGTATGTCCGGTATGGCATCTACGCGGTCAGCGTTGCCACGCTCTATGACTTTTTTGTCGAGAAGATCCCCCCGCTCGTTTATGCTTCGCCCGGCGGGCTGTACGTGAACATCGATGGGGAAGTGATCCGGGAAATGCGGGAGCGGCGCGGGATGTCGCTTGGGGATCTCGGGCACCTGCTCGGTGTCTCGCGCAGGACGATCAGCAAGTACGAGAGCGGGATGGGTACGACACTTGATGTGGCGATCAGGATCGAGGAAGTTTTCAATGCCGGGGTTGTTGAATCCATTGACCTTCTCAGGCATGAACCTAAAAAAGAGAAAGAACCGATCGATCCAAAAGAGCACCAGGAACGGTTAACACCCATCGGTTTTCTGGAAGAGATTGGTATGAAGCTCCACACGCTGCGGGGGGCCCCGTTCCAGGCGCTGGTCACTTTTGATGAACATACGATCTTTACCAGCTACGGGACGGCGCAGAAGGTGATCAAGCGCGCTGCACTGATCGGCAACCTCTCCAAGATCGCAAAGAAGCACGCAATGTGCGTGATCACCGATTACTACAAAGAGAAAAAAATCGGGAGAACTCTTTTAATTGGTGAGGACCGTCTTCACCATCTCCGCGACGGATCCGAGCTGATCGATCTCATCGGAGACTCAGGTTCTGATAAGTTGTAG
- a CDS encoding site-specific DNA-methyltransferase, with protein MKTRRAKIKSSGAIQEALSGNIYCKIICGDSREELPKINESADLIITSPPYADARKKHYDSMHPDEFAEWMFTFSDPFFNILNPKGSFVLNIKDRIVAGQRHRYVWETVIGFQKRNWYAIDDYIWYKTNPMPGYWPTRLRDGWEYCFHLAKDKKPYEDQEAVKVPIGGWTEVRLANLKGKSAQRHDSENKSGFGRDLRNWVGKTKVLPSNVIDLPLVGKNYGHPAVFPTGLPAFFIRLLTPDNGLVIDPFGGSGTTGIAAINLHRNSIIIDNNEEYCKAAYDRISKEANLNGTRMIKEGF; from the coding sequence ATGAAAACGAGAAGAGCAAAAATAAAAAGTTCCGGTGCTATACAAGAGGCTTTATCGGGGAATATCTATTGTAAAATAATCTGCGGAGATAGTAGAGAAGAGCTCCCAAAAATCAATGAATCCGCCGATCTCATCATTACTTCCCCACCGTATGCGGATGCCAGAAAAAAACATTATGATAGTATGCATCCCGATGAGTTCGCCGAATGGATGTTTACTTTTTCAGATCCGTTCTTTAACATACTGAATCCAAAGGGTAGTTTCGTCCTGAATATTAAGGACAGAATTGTAGCCGGTCAAAGACATCGCTACGTCTGGGAAACCGTGATCGGATTCCAAAAAAGAAATTGGTACGCAATTGACGATTACATTTGGTATAAGACAAATCCAATGCCGGGGTATTGGCCAACCAGATTACGAGATGGTTGGGAATACTGTTTCCATCTCGCTAAGGACAAAAAGCCATACGAGGATCAGGAAGCCGTGAAAGTACCTATCGGTGGATGGACTGAAGTACGGCTCGCAAATTTGAAAGGAAAGAGTGCTCAACGGCACGACTCCGAGAACAAAAGCGGTTTTGGGAGAGATTTGAGAAACTGGGTTGGTAAAACAAAAGTGCTCCCCTCTAATGTTATAGACCTGCCATTAGTTGGAAAAAATTATGGACATCCGGCTGTATTCCCGACCGGATTACCTGCATTCTTTATTCGGTTATTGACTCCAGATAACGGCCTTGTAATTGATCCTTTCGGGGGATCTGGAACAACTGGGATAGCGGCGATCAACCTCCATAGAAATTCAATCATTATTGATAACAATGAAGAATATTGCAAAGCGGCGTATGACCGAATATCAAAAGAGGCAAATCTTAATGGAACACGGATGATTAAAGAGGGATTCTAA
- a CDS encoding DDE-type integrase/transposase/recombinase, giving the protein MIRQLNNPRELRGLAILSQPDTVIQTDKNQWNVRSQSKDSYYQVTRSFQDRKAQMNNRATWTCSCPDYQTRQLPCKHIHAVQFSLKLAGEIEQESAVQHIAETEQKITCPFCKSANIAKWGNRKTQFGSVQRFACHDCNHKFVIDKGFCRMKNSPKTITLTLDLYFKGVSQRKIADHLKQFESVEVTQPTILNWIHKYLKLLSKYAEKYKADVGNIWHSDETTVFIKKDGQKKCYEWIWNIMDAKTRYLLACQVTETRFKEDARKPLRKAKETANKAPDAIVTDGLHAYRDAIKAEF; this is encoded by the coding sequence ATGATTCGCCAACTCAACAACCCAAGAGAATTAAGAGGACTGGCAATCCTCAGCCAGCCCGATACCGTCATCCAGACGGATAAGAACCAATGGAATGTCCGATCACAGTCAAAGGACTCGTACTATCAGGTTACCCGGTCATTCCAAGATCGAAAAGCCCAGATGAACAACCGAGCAACATGGACTTGCTCTTGCCCGGATTATCAAACCCGTCAATTACCCTGCAAGCATATCCACGCCGTTCAATTCTCCCTGAAACTTGCCGGTGAGATAGAACAGGAAAGCGCAGTTCAACACATCGCAGAAACAGAACAGAAGATCACCTGTCCTTTCTGCAAGAGTGCGAACATCGCAAAGTGGGGGAACCGAAAAACACAATTCGGATCAGTCCAGCGGTTTGCCTGTCATGACTGCAACCATAAGTTTGTTATCGATAAGGGATTCTGCCGGATGAAGAACAGCCCCAAGACGATTACCCTCACTCTTGATCTCTATTTCAAGGGAGTGTCACAGAGAAAGATTGCCGATCACCTGAAGCAGTTTGAAAGTGTCGAAGTAACACAGCCAACGATCCTGAACTGGATTCACAAGTATCTGAAACTACTCTCGAAGTATGCAGAGAAATACAAGGCCGATGTCGGCAACATCTGGCACTCCGATGAGACAACCGTGTTCATCAAGAAAGACGGTCAGAAGAAGTGTTATGAGTGGATATGGAATATCATGGACGCTAAGACCCGGTATCTCCTCGCGTGTCAGGTTACGGAAACCCGGTTCAAAGAGGATGCGCGTAAGCCACTCCGGAAGGCAAAGGAAACCGCAAACAAAGCACCGGACGCGATTGTAACCGATGGACTGCACGCGTACCGGGATGCGATTAAAGCAGAGTTCTAA
- the thsA gene encoding thermosome subunit alpha, with amino-acid sequence MSQQLGGQPILILKEGSSRTRGRDAQGMNITAAKAVASAVRTTLGPKGMDKMLVDTIGDVVITNDGVTILKEMDIEHPAAKMMVEVAKTQDDEVGDGTTTAVVIAGELLKKAEDLLEQDVHPTIIAAGYRQAAEKAQEFLKDIAIDVKATDKAMLKKIAETAMTGKGAEASKDNLCELVVKAVTMVADEDGSVDIENIKVEKKTGGSIDDSEIIEGVLIDKERVHPSMPKKVTNAKILLLNAAVEFKKTEVDAEINITSPDQLQAFLDEEERMVRNIVDKVVASGANVLFCQKGIDDIAQHYLAKAGIFATRRVKKSDMEKLARATGGSLVSSIDAISKDELGKAGLVEERKVGGEEMTFVVQCKNPKAVSIIVKGGTEHVVDELERAIHDALRVVGVVFEDHKVVAGGGAPETELSLRLREYAASVGGRAQLAIEAFASALEIIPRTLAENAGLDPIDMLVEIRAAHEKGKKTFGLDVFAGKAADMKAAGVVEPLRVKTQAISSAAEAAVMILRIDDVIASSKSPAGPEGGMPPGGMGGMGGGMPPGMGDY; translated from the coding sequence ATGTCACAACAGCTTGGAGGCCAACCTATTCTTATCTTAAAAGAGGGCAGTTCACGCACGCGTGGACGCGATGCACAGGGCATGAACATTACTGCTGCTAAGGCAGTAGCGAGTGCCGTGCGCACGACCCTTGGTCCGAAAGGAATGGACAAAATGCTTGTCGATACCATCGGCGATGTCGTTATCACAAACGACGGCGTCACAATTTTAAAAGAGATGGACATCGAGCACCCGGCAGCAAAGATGATGGTCGAAGTTGCAAAGACCCAGGACGATGAAGTCGGCGACGGGACCACCACTGCAGTCGTTATAGCCGGGGAACTCTTAAAGAAGGCAGAAGACCTGCTCGAGCAGGACGTCCACCCGACTATCATCGCTGCCGGTTACCGGCAGGCAGCTGAGAAGGCGCAGGAGTTCCTCAAGGACATTGCAATCGATGTAAAGGCAACCGACAAAGCGATGCTCAAAAAGATCGCAGAGACCGCGATGACCGGCAAGGGTGCCGAGGCATCCAAGGACAATCTCTGTGAACTTGTTGTTAAGGCAGTTACTATGGTTGCTGATGAGGATGGAAGCGTCGACATTGAAAACATCAAGGTCGAAAAAAAGACCGGTGGATCCATCGATGATTCTGAGATTATCGAGGGTGTACTTATTGACAAAGAGCGTGTCCACCCCTCGATGCCAAAGAAGGTCACGAACGCGAAGATCCTGCTGCTTAATGCTGCAGTCGAGTTCAAGAAGACCGAAGTCGACGCTGAAATCAATATCACCAGCCCCGACCAGCTGCAGGCATTCCTCGATGAAGAGGAACGCATGGTCAGAAACATTGTCGACAAGGTTGTCGCAAGCGGTGCAAACGTCCTTTTCTGCCAGAAGGGTATCGATGACATTGCCCAGCACTATCTTGCAAAAGCAGGTATCTTTGCAACACGCCGTGTGAAAAAGAGCGATATGGAGAAGCTCGCCCGCGCAACCGGCGGAAGCCTCGTTTCATCCATCGATGCAATCAGCAAGGATGAACTCGGGAAGGCAGGACTCGTCGAGGAGCGCAAAGTCGGTGGCGAAGAGATGACCTTTGTCGTGCAGTGCAAGAACCCCAAGGCCGTATCCATCATTGTCAAGGGCGGCACAGAGCACGTTGTTGACGAACTCGAGCGGGCAATCCACGATGCACTCCGCGTTGTTGGTGTTGTCTTTGAAGATCACAAGGTTGTTGCCGGCGGCGGTGCACCCGAAACTGAGCTGTCTCTCCGTCTCCGCGAGTATGCCGCCAGCGTCGGTGGACGCGCCCAGCTTGCGATTGAAGCATTTGCAAGTGCGCTCGAAATCATCCCGCGCACGCTCGCAGAGAACGCGGGACTTGACCCGATTGACATGCTTGTCGAGATCAGGGCAGCCCATGAGAAGGGCAAGAAGACCTTCGGTCTGGATGTATTTGCCGGAAAAGCTGCTGATATGAAAGCAGCCGGTGTCGTCGAACCTCTCCGTGTCAAGACTCAGGCAATCTCATCTGCTGCAGAAGCTGCAGTCATGATCCTTCGGATTGACGATGTCATTGCATCGTCCAAGTCACCCGCAGGACCCGAGGGTGGTATGCCCCCCGGTGGAATGGGTGGAATGGGCGGCGGTATGCCCCCCGGCATGGGCGATTATTAA
- a CDS encoding 4Fe-4S binding protein, whose translation MSTERKRLAISTPKEGAVGETGSWRVFKPVVDKEKCNECGLCRMYCPDAAIDDELNVDLKFCKGCGICANECPKKAIAMLREDM comes from the coding sequence ATGAGTACGGAACGCAAACGACTCGCGATAAGCACACCCAAAGAAGGCGCTGTGGGAGAGACCGGTTCGTGGCGGGTGTTTAAGCCTGTCGTAGACAAGGAGAAGTGCAATGAATGCGGCCTGTGCCGGATGTACTGCCCGGATGCAGCAATCGATGATGAACTCAACGTGGATCTGAAATTCTGCAAGGGCTGCGGCATCTGTGCCAACGAATGCCCTAAGAAAGCAATTGCGATGTTGCGGGAAGATATGTAA